One genomic segment of Stenotrophomonas sp. 704A1 includes these proteins:
- a CDS encoding TfoX/Sxy family protein, with the protein MSAAKLRNIGPKSAAWLRQVGLRSREDLVATGAVGAFVKVKRAGFKPSLNLLYSLEGALLDCHWQELSEPQREALVQDYEARIAAHPLKAAGPASGPVHEQRFDADDDAEDSAPGYADED; encoded by the coding sequence ATGAGCGCGGCCAAGCTGCGCAACATCGGGCCCAAGAGTGCGGCGTGGCTGCGTCAGGTGGGCCTGCGCAGCCGCGAGGATCTGGTCGCCACCGGGGCGGTCGGCGCATTCGTCAAGGTCAAGCGCGCCGGCTTCAAGCCCAGCCTGAACCTGCTGTACTCGCTGGAAGGCGCGCTGCTGGACTGCCATTGGCAGGAACTCAGCGAGCCCCAGCGCGAGGCGCTCGTGCAGGACTACGAAGCGCGCATCGCCGCACACCCGCTGAAAGCCGCCGGCCCGGCATCGGGCCCGGTGCATGAGCAGCGCTTCGACGCCGACGATGACGCCGAAGACAGCGCGCCCGGGTACGCCGACGAGGACTGA
- the gph gene encoding phosphoglycolate phosphatase (PGP is an essential enzyme in the glycolate salvage pathway in higher organisms (photorespiration in plants). Phosphoglycolate results from the oxidase activity of RubisCO in the Calvin cycle when concentrations of carbon dioxide are low relative to oxygen. This enzyme is a member of the Haloacid Dehalogenase (HAD) superfamily of aspartate-nucleophile hydrolase enzymes (PF00702).), whose product MSYPYPLVVFDLDGTLVDSASDIAEALNRTLEDIGVARVPEATVLDWIGDGVRRLVEQALHAAGREVDLATVMPGFMLHYRECLLRSPRLFDGVTDALAQLRARHVPLAICTNKPAALVPPLLQHLGIGDAFALVLGGDSLPQRKPSGEPLRHIAAHFGLPVAQCLMVGDSLTDYRAADDAGMPIALVRYGYPRGLDLDNAKAVAVIDDLRELPGLAADIRTP is encoded by the coding sequence ATGTCGTATCCCTATCCGTTGGTCGTGTTCGATCTCGATGGCACGCTGGTCGACAGCGCATCGGATATCGCCGAAGCGTTGAACCGCACGCTGGAGGACATCGGCGTGGCTCGGGTACCCGAGGCCACCGTGCTGGACTGGATCGGCGACGGTGTGCGGCGCCTGGTCGAACAGGCGCTGCACGCTGCCGGCCGCGAGGTCGATCTGGCGACGGTGATGCCGGGCTTCATGCTGCATTACCGCGAATGCCTGCTGCGCAGCCCGCGCCTGTTCGATGGCGTGACCGACGCACTGGCGCAGCTGCGGGCACGCCATGTGCCGCTGGCCATCTGCACCAACAAGCCCGCAGCGCTGGTGCCGCCGTTGCTGCAGCACCTGGGTATCGGTGATGCGTTCGCGCTGGTGCTGGGGGGGGATTCGCTGCCGCAGCGCAAGCCCAGTGGGGAGCCGCTGCGGCATATCGCGGCCCACTTCGGCCTGCCCGTGGCGCAGTGCCTGATGGTCGGCGATTCGCTGACCGACTACCGTGCGGCCGACGATGCCGGCATGCCGATCGCACTGGTGCGTTATGGCTATCCACGTGGCCTGGACCTGGACAACGCGAAGGCGGTGGCGGTGATCGACGATCTGCGCGAACTGCCGGGGTTGGCTGCCGACATTCGGACACCGTGA
- the btuB gene encoding TonB-dependent vitamin B12 receptor: MKLQISVLSLAMLAALPALARADAGTADLDQVLVTATRTPIALQDSIAPAQVIDRAQIESSQATSLQELLQGRAGINLTNAGGLGKQSSLFLRGTNSSHTVVLVDGVRINSADLGLAMYQDLPLAQIERVEIVRGPQSSLYGADAIGGVIQIFTRRNQGDFAPHFQLGGGSNGLREASGGIGGGTERGWFGADIAYQHSDGIDACRGSATLFAGCFADEPDRDGYRNVSKSLRGGYTFSPQWSVEGSALRADGENHYDGYYNYSETRQQVLAGKLRYTPSERLALTANVGRSDNESDNRGDFDAHGSAQTHRDSASLQADIGVADGQLLSAGVDWSEDNLDGSSAGYLVESRRNTGVFMQYQARFGRHQLQASARNDDNAQFGNHATGSLGWAMALVHGLRINASYGTAFKAPTFSDLYDPWSGVPTLDPETSKSANIGISQQGQGWHWGLDLYETRIDDLITYDAATFRMQQIEKARIRGAELTGGVVLAGFDVNAQLSYTDPRNRTRGSTQFDNWLPRRAQQTARLDVDRRFGDFRAGLTVQGAGKRYDDAANAVKLAGYGTLDLRAEYALTPSWSVLARAANVFDRRYETVAWFNQPGREYQLSVRYQPK; encoded by the coding sequence ATGAAGCTGCAGATTTCCGTGTTGTCACTGGCCATGCTGGCCGCCCTGCCCGCGCTGGCCCGCGCCGATGCAGGCACCGCCGACCTGGACCAGGTGCTGGTCACCGCCACCCGCACCCCCATCGCCCTGCAGGACAGCATCGCGCCGGCACAGGTGATCGACCGCGCCCAGATCGAATCCAGCCAGGCGACCTCGCTGCAGGAACTGCTGCAGGGCCGTGCCGGCATCAACCTGACCAACGCCGGCGGCCTGGGCAAGCAGAGCTCGCTGTTCCTGCGCGGCACCAATTCCTCGCACACCGTGGTACTGGTGGATGGCGTGCGCATCAACAGCGCCGACCTCGGCCTGGCGATGTACCAGGACCTGCCGCTGGCGCAGATCGAGCGCGTGGAAATCGTGCGCGGCCCCCAGTCCAGCCTGTACGGCGCCGATGCCATCGGCGGCGTGATCCAGATCTTCACCCGCCGCAACCAGGGCGACTTCGCACCGCACTTCCAGCTCGGTGGCGGCAGCAACGGCCTGCGTGAAGCCAGTGGCGGCATCGGTGGCGGCACCGAGCGCGGCTGGTTCGGCGCCGACATTGCCTACCAGCACTCGGATGGCATCGACGCCTGCCGGGGCTCGGCCACGCTGTTCGCCGGCTGCTTCGCCGATGAGCCCGACCGCGATGGCTATCGCAACGTGTCCAAGAGCCTGCGCGGCGGCTACACCTTCAGCCCGCAGTGGAGCGTGGAAGGCAGCGCGCTGCGCGCCGATGGCGAGAACCACTACGACGGCTACTACAACTACTCCGAAACGCGCCAGCAGGTGCTGGCCGGCAAGCTGCGCTACACCCCGTCCGAACGGCTGGCGCTGACCGCCAATGTCGGCCGCAGCGACAACGAATCGGACAATCGCGGTGATTTCGACGCGCACGGCAGCGCACAGACGCACCGCGACAGTGCATCGCTGCAGGCCGACATCGGCGTGGCCGACGGCCAGCTGCTGAGCGCCGGCGTCGACTGGAGCGAGGACAACCTGGATGGCAGCAGCGCAGGCTATCTGGTCGAAAGCCGCCGCAACACCGGTGTGTTCATGCAGTACCAGGCCCGCTTCGGCCGCCACCAGCTGCAGGCCAGTGCGCGCAATGACGACAATGCGCAGTTCGGCAATCACGCCACCGGCAGCCTCGGCTGGGCGATGGCGCTGGTTCATGGCCTGCGCATCAACGCCAGCTATGGCACCGCCTTCAAGGCACCGACCTTCAGCGACCTGTACGACCCGTGGAGTGGCGTGCCGACGCTGGACCCGGAGACCTCGAAGAGCGCCAACATCGGCATCTCGCAGCAGGGCCAGGGCTGGCATTGGGGCCTGGACCTGTATGAAACCCGCATCGATGACCTGATCACCTATGACGCCGCAACCTTCAGGATGCAGCAGATCGAGAAGGCACGGATCCGCGGCGCCGAACTGACCGGTGGCGTCGTGCTGGCCGGCTTCGATGTCAACGCCCAGCTGAGCTACACCGACCCGCGCAACCGCACCCGTGGCAGCACGCAGTTCGACAACTGGCTGCCGCGCCGTGCACAGCAGACCGCGCGCCTGGACGTGGACCGCCGCTTCGGCGACTTCCGCGCTGGGCTGACCGTGCAGGGCGCCGGCAAGCGCTACGACGATGCCGCCAATGCGGTGAAGCTGGCCGGCTACGGCACGCTGGACCTGCGCGCGGAATACGCGCTGACGCCGTCGTGGTCGGTACTGGCACGCGCGGCCAATGTGTTCGACCGCCGCTACGAAACCGTGGCGTGGTTCAACCAGCCCGGTCGCGAGTATCAGCTGAGCGTGCGTTACCAGCCGAAATAG
- a CDS encoding histidine phosphatase family protein gives MILDLVRHAGNGRDEFLDGRSDPPQLARLPQELVEAYAGQHWERVISSPRLRSLHTAMALATPRGLDVESDEEWEELDFGDWDGQSLFDLPEDALAAFHADPHSFPPPNGESWGHFERRIARALDRLLDDDDPPPTVVVSHGGPLRMVLSQVCGLPMSLCWALRIDHGTRLRVRLERADVGLVGELLELQQP, from the coding sequence ATGATCCTCGACCTGGTCCGTCATGCCGGCAACGGTCGTGATGAATTCCTCGATGGCCGCAGCGATCCCCCCCAGCTGGCCCGCCTGCCACAGGAGCTGGTCGAGGCCTACGCCGGCCAGCACTGGGAACGGGTGATCAGTTCGCCACGCCTGCGTTCCCTGCATACGGCAATGGCCTTGGCCACCCCGCGCGGGCTGGACGTGGAGTCGGACGAGGAGTGGGAGGAACTGGATTTCGGCGATTGGGACGGGCAGTCGCTGTTCGATCTGCCGGAGGACGCGCTGGCCGCCTTCCATGCCGATCCGCATTCGTTCCCGCCGCCCAACGGCGAAAGCTGGGGCCACTTCGAACGGCGCATCGCGCGCGCGCTGGATCGCCTGCTGGATGACGATGATCCACCGCCGACGGTGGTGGTCAGCCACGGCGGCCCGTTGCGCATGGTGCTGTCGCAGGTGTGTGGCCTGCCGATGTCGTTGTGCTGGGCGCTGCGTATCGACCACGGCACGCGTCTGCGCGTCCGGCTGGAACGCGCTGACGTCGGGCTGGTCGGTGAACTGCTGGAACTGCAGCAGCCGTGA
- the msrA gene encoding peptide-methionine (S)-S-oxide reductase MsrA: MKLSFEQGVAAGVAALVATALIAGVLLVDHGAMAAPAEASAQQQALPAPSGDAAFGDDATHASVVFAGGCFWGVQGVFQHVKGVSNAVSGYVGGSAADARYERVASGRTGHAEAVKVDYDPRQVSYGQLMQVFFSVVHDPTQLNRQGPDHGSQYRSAIFSDDPRQQAASRAYIEQLRQAGSYRAPIVTQVASGQRFYPAESYHQNYMANYPQAAYIRYYDAPKLAALGRQFPALYRRDAALVPMR, encoded by the coding sequence ATGAAACTCTCATTCGAACAAGGTGTTGCCGCTGGCGTCGCTGCGCTGGTGGCCACCGCGCTGATCGCTGGCGTGTTGCTGGTCGACCACGGCGCGATGGCGGCGCCTGCCGAGGCCAGCGCGCAGCAGCAGGCGCTGCCCGCACCCAGCGGCGACGCCGCGTTCGGCGATGACGCCACGCACGCCAGCGTGGTGTTTGCCGGCGGCTGCTTCTGGGGCGTGCAGGGTGTGTTCCAGCACGTCAAAGGGGTCAGCAACGCGGTGTCCGGCTACGTGGGCGGCAGCGCCGCCGACGCCCGTTACGAGCGCGTTGCCAGCGGCCGTACCGGCCATGCCGAAGCAGTCAAGGTGGACTACGACCCGCGCCAGGTGAGCTACGGGCAATTGATGCAGGTGTTCTTCTCGGTGGTGCACGACCCGACCCAGCTCAACCGCCAGGGCCCCGACCACGGCAGCCAGTACCGGTCGGCGATCTTCAGCGACGACCCGCGCCAGCAGGCAGCCAGCCGCGCGTACATCGAGCAGCTGCGCCAGGCCGGCAGCTACCGGGCACCGATCGTGACCCAGGTGGCCAGCGGCCAGCGCTTCTACCCGGCCGAAAGCTACCACCAGAACTACATGGCCAACTACCCGCAGGCAGCCTACATCCGCTACTACGACGCACCGAAGCTGGCGGCACTGGGCCGGCAGTTCCCGGCGCTCTACCGGCGCGATGCGGCGCTGGTGCCGATGCGCTGA
- a CDS encoding class I SAM-dependent methyltransferase, whose amino-acid sequence MNHGQAFIDHNRAAWDRQASEVREWSRPVDAETIAAARDGRWQVHLTPRALPLDWLGDVRGRRILCLASAGGQQAPVLAAAGAEVTVFDLSDGQLAQDRAVADRDGLSLRTVQGDMRDLRVFANGSFDVVFHPISNLYVPDVRPVWAECHRVLARDGLLMASFYNPVVFVAARDPQLSEQGLMRPQYAIPYSDLEDLEPAAREAKLARGEALTFGHSLAELLGGQLDAGFVIDRFMEDWQPQPRFLIDRFLPTFLATRARRVG is encoded by the coding sequence ATGAACCATGGACAGGCTTTCATCGACCACAACCGCGCCGCCTGGGACCGCCAGGCGAGCGAGGTGCGGGAATGGTCGCGACCGGTGGATGCAGAAACGATCGCCGCCGCACGCGACGGGCGCTGGCAGGTGCACCTGACCCCGCGCGCGCTGCCGCTGGACTGGCTGGGCGACGTGCGTGGCCGCCGCATCCTGTGCCTGGCCTCGGCCGGTGGCCAGCAGGCACCGGTGCTTGCTGCCGCAGGGGCCGAGGTGACGGTGTTCGACCTTTCCGACGGGCAGTTGGCGCAGGATCGCGCCGTGGCCGATCGCGATGGCCTGTCCCTGCGCACGGTGCAGGGCGACATGCGCGATCTGCGTGTCTTTGCCAACGGCAGTTTCGACGTGGTGTTCCATCCCATCTCGAATCTGTACGTGCCCGATGTCCGCCCGGTGTGGGCCGAATGCCACCGCGTGCTGGCACGCGATGGCCTGCTGATGGCCAGCTTCTACAATCCGGTGGTGTTCGTTGCCGCGCGTGATCCGCAGCTGAGCGAGCAGGGCCTGATGCGGCCGCAGTACGCCATTCCGTATTCGGACCTGGAAGACCTGGAGCCGGCTGCACGCGAGGCCAAGCTGGCCCGTGGCGAAGCACTCACCTTCGGCCACAGCCTGGCTGAACTGCTCGGCGGCCAGCTCGATGCAGGGTTCGTGATCGATCGCTTCATGGAAGACTGGCAGCCGCAGCCGCGCTTCCTGATCGACCGCTTCCTGCCCACGTTCCTGGCGACCCGCGCACGCCGGGTCGGCTGA
- a CDS encoding GAF domain-containing protein, whose protein sequence is MFANASLTGSKPEQYAQLLEQARGLVYDESDRIANAANLSALVYHALPDLNWVGFYLYDGKELVVGPFQGLPACVRIPLDKGVCGAAASQRVTQRIDDVDAFPGHIACDSASRSELVVPLVRGDELIGVFDIDSPRIGRFDADDQAGLEAIARVFVEALG, encoded by the coding sequence ATGTTCGCCAATGCCTCGCTCACCGGCAGCAAGCCGGAACAATACGCCCAGCTGCTGGAACAGGCCCGTGGCCTGGTCTACGACGAGTCCGACCGCATCGCCAATGCGGCCAACCTCTCGGCGCTGGTCTACCACGCCCTGCCCGACCTGAACTGGGTGGGCTTCTACCTCTATGACGGCAAGGAGCTGGTGGTCGGCCCGTTCCAGGGCCTGCCGGCCTGCGTGCGCATTCCGCTGGACAAGGGCGTGTGCGGTGCCGCGGCCAGCCAGCGGGTCACCCAGCGCATCGACGATGTGGATGCGTTCCCGGGCCACATCGCCTGTGATTCGGCCTCGCGCTCGGAGCTGGTGGTACCGCTGGTCCGCGGTGATGAACTGATCGGCGTGTTCGACATCGACAGCCCCCGGATCGGCCGCTTCGATGCCGACGACCAGGCAGGTCTGGAAGCGATTGCCCGTGTGTTCGTCGAGGCCCTGGGATGA
- the bioD gene encoding dethiobiotin synthase → MSLPATLPPALFVTGTDTEIGKTAASTALLHALRHRGLRAVGMKPVASGSQDLGQGLRNEDALALQAASWPVPDYADLNPYALRQPLAPELAAAEDGVRIELAPIVAAFERLRAQADVVVVEGVGGWLAPLSAQLDQLDLVRALRLPVVLVVGMRLGCVNHARLTLQALQAAGVACAGWIGNHVDPAMQRQDENFATLQQRLPMPCWGRLPHLPGARGEALGAHLHST, encoded by the coding sequence ATGTCCTTGCCTGCCACGCTGCCGCCTGCCCTGTTCGTCACGGGCACCGATACCGAGATCGGCAAGACCGCCGCCAGCACCGCCCTGCTGCATGCGCTGCGGCACCGTGGTCTGCGTGCGGTGGGCATGAAGCCGGTGGCCAGCGGCAGCCAGGATCTGGGCCAGGGCCTGCGCAACGAGGATGCCCTGGCGCTGCAGGCGGCCAGCTGGCCGGTGCCGGACTATGCCGACCTCAACCCCTACGCGCTGCGGCAGCCGCTGGCGCCTGAACTGGCCGCCGCCGAGGATGGCGTACGCATCGAGCTGGCACCAATCGTGGCTGCGTTCGAGCGCCTGCGGGCGCAGGCCGATGTGGTGGTGGTGGAAGGCGTTGGAGGATGGCTGGCGCCACTGTCGGCGCAGCTGGATCAGCTCGACCTGGTGCGCGCCCTGCGGCTGCCGGTGGTGCTGGTGGTCGGCATGCGGCTGGGCTGCGTCAACCACGCCCGGCTGACCCTGCAGGCACTGCAGGCCGCTGGCGTGGCCTGCGCGGGGTGGATCGGCAACCACGTCGATCCGGCGATGCAGCGCCAGGATGAGAACTTCGCCACGCTGCAGCAGCGCCTGCCGATGCCGTGCTGGGGCCGGCTGCCGCATCTGCCGGGTGCCAGGGGCGAAGCGCTGGGCGCGCATCTGCACAGCACGTGA
- a CDS encoding aminotransferase-like domain-containing protein, with amino-acid sequence MDTEDSTSMIPPRYQRLSDELAEAIHGGRLPVGSRLPSLRQMASQRQLSLNTVIAAYRQLEDAGLVIPRPKAGFEVAPRLSAPQRSLRDAPSAPTAPLQQALMARVLEAQRRPGVIDLAFAGPRGRQFYPGAQLARHTAQVLRHGLQTVETYARPNGSPRLLAQIVRRGPRLGLHTHADRLLLTHGAMEALQLALRAVTRPGDAVGIEAPSYFNLYPLLSTLGLQPIELPTHPQHGLDVDALDALLEHTPLAALVVMPTVHNPLGCTMPVDAKRRLAELVNARQLPLIEDAVYAELQFSEPPAPLLKAFDRDGWVMVVGGFSKTLAPDYRIGWLDGGRFAERIALLKFQSTGGEPQLLGDAVAAYLEAGSYEHHLHRMRRLYREQVGRLRQLVAEHFPAGTCATEPQGGFLLWLELPGVDTRELFERALQEDIVFMPGQVYSRGARYRHCLRLSCCQALDARFVSAVERLGAIARELAAR; translated from the coding sequence ATGGATACAGAAGACAGCACCTCGATGATTCCTCCCCGCTACCAGCGGCTGTCCGATGAGCTGGCTGAAGCCATCCATGGCGGGCGCCTTCCAGTCGGCAGCCGCCTGCCCTCGCTGCGGCAGATGGCCTCGCAGCGGCAGCTCAGCCTGAACACCGTGATCGCGGCGTATCGCCAGCTGGAAGACGCCGGCCTGGTCATTCCACGGCCCAAGGCCGGGTTCGAAGTCGCGCCGCGACTGTCGGCCCCGCAGCGGTCGCTGCGCGATGCACCGTCGGCGCCCACCGCGCCGCTGCAGCAGGCCCTGATGGCACGCGTGCTGGAAGCGCAGCGGCGCCCGGGGGTCATCGACCTGGCCTTTGCCGGGCCGCGCGGACGCCAGTTCTATCCTGGTGCGCAGCTGGCCCGGCACACCGCACAGGTGTTGCGGCATGGCCTGCAGACGGTGGAAACCTATGCGCGCCCGAACGGCTCGCCACGCCTGCTGGCGCAGATCGTGCGGCGCGGCCCACGGCTGGGCCTGCACACCCACGCCGATCGGCTGCTGCTGACCCACGGCGCCATGGAGGCGCTGCAGCTGGCACTGCGTGCGGTGACCCGGCCCGGTGATGCGGTCGGCATTGAAGCGCCCTCGTACTTCAACCTGTATCCCTTGCTGAGTACCCTCGGCCTGCAACCGATCGAGCTGCCCACCCACCCGCAGCACGGTCTGGACGTGGATGCGCTGGACGCGCTGCTGGAGCACACGCCGCTGGCCGCGCTGGTGGTGATGCCGACCGTGCACAACCCGCTGGGCTGCACCATGCCGGTCGACGCCAAGCGACGGCTGGCCGAGCTGGTCAACGCGCGCCAGCTGCCGCTCATCGAAGATGCGGTGTATGCCGAGCTGCAGTTCAGTGAACCGCCGGCACCTTTGCTGAAAGCCTTCGACCGCGATGGCTGGGTGATGGTGGTGGGCGGTTTCTCCAAGACCCTGGCGCCGGACTACCGGATCGGCTGGCTCGATGGCGGCCGCTTCGCCGAGCGCATCGCCCTGCTCAAGTTCCAGTCCACCGGTGGCGAGCCGCAGCTGCTCGGCGATGCGGTCGCCGCCTATCTGGAAGCGGGCAGCTACGAACACCACCTGCATCGGATGCGCCGGCTGTACCGCGAGCAGGTCGGCCGCCTGCGCCAGCTGGTGGCCGAGCATTTCCCGGCGGGAACCTGCGCGACCGAGCCGCAGGGCGGCTTCCTGCTGTGGCTCGAGCTGCCGGGCGTGGATACCCGCGAGCTGTTCGAGCGGGCCCTGCAGGAGGACATCGTGTTCATGCCTGGGCAGGTGTATTCGCGCGGCGCGCGTTACCGGCACTGCCTGCGGCTGTCGTGCTGCCAGGCCCTGGACGCGCGCTTCGTCAGCGCGGTGGAGCGCCTGGGCGCGATCGCGCGGGAACTGGCAGCGCGCTGA
- a CDS encoding acyltransferase family protein gives MVTCSPVGNWMMVAKDRLQFLDSLRGLAAVYVVLFHVQSMPAPALPVAGWLLPILQLGATGVALFFVISAFSLCYTLPRHQASGRPLLSFYLHRFLRIAPLFYVLLAFSVFRDGRGSHAGHPWAEIVANATFTFNLFPGWEQGIVWASWAVGVEMLFYAIFPALILLVNNGRRAWILLLCLLGLAALAGNGWLGARAAASLGGYGWLRHGPVFAMGLVAFHMHSALSRLAPAPARRWGMALNITGALILLLVVTGIVGGWSGAGQWQLTGLGYLALLLGCSQCPPRWLVNRTTAWLGTVSYSLYLGHPIVIAVLGPVFGRVLGVTGEGTAGYLVCAAVVLAVSLPLAALGHRCVEAPMIRLGKRMMASLSVPRAGLRSGPAESGPR, from the coding sequence GTGGTCACCTGCTCGCCCGTTGGAAATTGGATGATGGTTGCAAAGGACCGCCTGCAGTTCCTCGATTCACTTCGGGGCTTGGCTGCCGTGTATGTCGTGTTGTTCCACGTACAGTCGATGCCGGCGCCGGCGCTGCCCGTGGCGGGCTGGTTGTTGCCGATACTGCAGCTGGGGGCCACCGGCGTCGCCCTGTTCTTCGTGATCAGCGCGTTCTCGCTGTGCTACACCCTCCCTCGCCACCAGGCCAGCGGTCGGCCGTTGCTGAGTTTCTATCTGCACCGGTTCCTGCGCATCGCTCCGCTGTTCTACGTCCTGCTGGCATTCTCTGTTTTCAGGGATGGCCGGGGCAGTCATGCCGGTCATCCCTGGGCCGAGATCGTCGCCAATGCCACCTTTACCTTCAATCTGTTCCCCGGCTGGGAGCAGGGCATCGTCTGGGCCAGCTGGGCGGTGGGCGTGGAAATGCTGTTCTATGCCATCTTCCCCGCGCTGATCCTGCTGGTGAACAACGGCCGGAGAGCGTGGATCCTGCTGTTGTGCCTGCTGGGTCTGGCAGCGTTGGCAGGCAACGGCTGGCTGGGCGCACGCGCAGCCGCATCGCTGGGGGGGTATGGCTGGCTGAGGCACGGGCCGGTGTTTGCGATGGGCCTGGTGGCCTTCCACATGCACAGCGCACTTTCGCGGTTGGCGCCGGCGCCGGCGCGGCGGTGGGGGATGGCGTTGAACATCACCGGCGCGCTGATACTGCTGCTGGTCGTGACGGGGATCGTGGGTGGATGGAGCGGCGCCGGTCAATGGCAGCTGACCGGCCTGGGCTATCTGGCGCTGTTGCTCGGCTGCTCGCAATGCCCCCCACGCTGGCTGGTCAATCGCACGACGGCCTGGCTGGGCACGGTGAGCTATTCGCTCTACCTCGGTCATCCGATCGTGATTGCCGTGCTGGGGCCGGTGTTCGGCCGCGTACTCGGCGTGACCGGTGAGGGAACAGCCGGTTATCTGGTATGTGCCGCAGTGGTCCTGGCGGTGTCGCTGCCGCTGGCCGCGCTGGGGCACCGCTGCGTTGAAGCGCCGATGATACGGCTGGGCAAGCGCATGATGGCGTCATTGTCCGTGCCTCGCGCAGGCCTTCGTTCCGGACCGGCGGAGAGTGGGCCACGCTAG